The following are encoded together in the Labrus mixtus chromosome 2, fLabMix1.1, whole genome shotgun sequence genome:
- the dchs2 gene encoding protocadherin-23, with protein sequence MSKGGMGRKDVLRQTLVLSLLCAQTLGQVFNLTLSVKEGLPARTIVGDLGAGLSRPSTGFFISESRDSYVFRDLEIDADTGIISTAVVLDRESRDRYEFVAATLTGEMIKVRIEVKDVNDHSPVFASEDVYLEISELSPLGSRFQLDGAKDEDEGELGTQGYRIVESEMGELFQLEYRYGSESLDLILSRKLDRETKDSYTLVLEAFDGGIPARTGVLQVNIKVLDENDNPPVFNQTEYHASLPENAPVMSAVCQVQATDLDLGENSRITYEINRRQSDPNEVFSINATSGLVYLNKPLDYETHSFHELIISAKDNGAQPEYSSTFVGVKVLNINDNSPIINVLFLSETGESVVSEAAAIGDYVARISVSDPDFEEEKVIVTLEGGDGKFTLKQTDDFLYALCVTAELDREEKELYELKVHASDVGSPSLSSEMVFLLKVVDTNDCHPDFDKNVYTVRIPEDASLGSSIIQMQARDADEGLNAEVRYSILKSSQDRLISIDPESGLVTTAAALDRETQAEIWFLVVAVDGGEPALSSTTTVTVQVEDVNDNEPVFQQQLYNVSIPEHSDIGSCFLQVVATDADSREFGSLLYSLSDGFDKQDKHPLFKIHQDTGELCVSQDIDRDSGQTVHDILIKAEDPGGLSAQTYVHIEVADLNDNTPVFDPDKYTMSISSHTQPSTEILNVIATDQDSGRFGHVTYSILPGDMSSLFALDKHTGMLYLTSSLTHLGAASVKLSITAQDGEGLTSVQPAEVTINVLRSTQAPAMFQRSRYSFTVSEDAPPWTSVGAVEAVNPADSMDSVSYRISSGDPQGLFFVHPKSGLISNIKPLDHESQPYVLLVLQSYTDSSPVYSTTQVNITITDINDNAPVFPEVRDTITLSQNTLPGTVLFIAHAHDDDSGANGRVQYYLRSSRNGLFDIDRNLGTVTLNQRLQVDHQQSYSLEILAKDEGEPSLSSTLTLTVNVDRTANEHNLAFETLVYQVEIGEGYRKHSRVIQVRAHKSRGAHMPNSGITYSMEGDAGFPPAPFRVHPKTGWLYLSESLDYETESVFRFRVLATSREASLANMTATATVTVLVLDVNDNAPVFSREVYYFTVSEGASPEGLVGTVKAVDKDSGKNAQLSFLLLSDGKFFRINAKTGEIINWVALDREQHGQHSLKVMVTDQGHPRLNATASVHILVTDINDNAPQFTHLPASKELNVQIWAGLPAGSLVTNMFAKDFDAGENGSVTFSLHTVGLEDEGVGHFEIDSENGDIRTTEGFTHGAETYYTLKITARDGGVPPQEDTAVIHVQVQGLEALYGLSEHQIVRRLTVKEDTEPGTVVGSASVSDKGRLQYSISEGDGSIHFGIDSTTGDIYINQPLDYESAGQYFLLVQAEDMTLAPGVNVSVLVNVIVEDVNDHTPWFPDKLVSFGLLEDAAVGSLAFAFHARDSDGTYPNSALRYSLDLDSEFSHSSSRFPFQINPYTGSLTVTIPLDRETTPSYTFTVKATDQAKRKEERKQTSVTAQVFLLDVNDNRPVFVSVNTVQVMEDAEVGSLLHHFVAIDGDQGENGVTSYVILAGNKKGFFTLEEKTGLLFLSSPLDYETQGLHHLTVRAVDHGLPVLSSTQTLTVEVLDVNDQTPVFSQSVYNASVAENRDPGEPVTRVSATDDDSEENAVVWYSLLPGPGYELFSINPYTGLITTTSYLDRELQQQFTLRVQARDSSTRPLSGTATVLCSVLDDNDNPPEFMQSSFQISLPENLPPGVIHTAQASDPDHGENGTIHYSIIGADYRGRFTINSHTGAVSTTQLLDREERQNYTLTIQARDYGPKPLSSSTQLQLLLLDQNDNIPSFTLKSYHASISEGLPAGAEVLQVNAFDPDEGSNGDITYSLTEDNSQGAFSIDPLTGLICTTRSLDREIRASYTLRAVATDGCTQGPLSSMATLTIQVEDVNDNVPICDENPISAWVSMRTLPNEILTTVTGTDSDQGDNGTIRFTLSDEENLFDINSESGEISLRRRIRAGFSGGKLQILLSDRGQPALTSTCLFFIHLKGEHEGLQFTNKVYNATIKENSRAGTWITKVEASDQKNSRQRITYSIFSGNENLIFSISRHTGEIRVQKDNSLDFEVSPQIQLVVLADNGLQTAHCRVSISLLDVNDNAPVFEHSSYRTAVWEGQVQNTYIMQVFASDGDSGRNGQIEYSIVNGNINGAFILDSVRGILATSVLLDREIIPSYKLVLQATDRGNPPLSSSTTIRVQVVDINDNSPAIPPMKPVLIEENLPAGYMVTQVTANDVDLSSTITYSFSDNSSTNVPFAIDRYTGVVTLTRALDYEEQIEYTMTVWASDSLHQTTGELKVQVLDVNDNTPVFTKVSYQVEMSELVSADTFVLSVSATDRDSGLNGKITYRLLSSPLQGFYIQPDNGSVFTNKPLKAITNNNQIHLLVEAKDEGEPVQSAVTSIDLHITDTNDHAPLFRQDVYTITVPEDTPTDTTLLTLSAEDQDWSPENTHLDYTIVRGNEEKRFCLEVKMAQVENLMRNVGKVVLCNPLDHEMTESYSLTVSVADRGTPPLNSSAVVMVTVSDCNDNAPIFVSTEYHTQVSENSHVGTRLVQVSAQDPDLGINGLLRYEIISGNSKGHLRVDPQSGLLVVNHTLDYEEDSKYTLTIRASDGGESSEERKVAFTVVFITVLDENDNSPYFMFPSVNCSVLENLPAFTHTCSVHAVDNDLGSYGQLTYSILSSCFMDYGSGSPERKEAFAIDSLTGDIHTRQTFDYERESEYCFVVEARDKGDKAATVRVHVSIKGVDEFSPVFTQNQYHFLLPENAKPGETVGYVMAMDHDGGVDGLVEYSLVKASQFFSINKTIGAIFVSGPVDRRQGSYANEDMVKLVVSASSPRLASKTTYCLVFVNVSSSAVALTGMPLDVHMLSLSVSLIMFLLILLIFVCLVLRYKLKEAAVKKATAIAANLNHGTGSFCGSNSGTQSPISLPEMKRPSILVSNRDVSNQYIQSDSSGRGSAEGETAEDQEIKWINAYPCCKRDESLEGNQIMKIQNSAASAVDNISCHSIDVGPEHILSLNKCLVSGMASTESLHHFKEEGGGEGLLPAILRERDIQECLRMSGYAPLSGAQASADSLSSLFCLEEQFQGSYNWDNVLDWEPRFQTLASVFDDIGMLPDEELQGGREELAGETSYLMYPPPLITGVVQPGIRTVPPRKPVHVPHLRRKPSYRKCVYSPLARNTGLTPSVMTPTFSPSLSSLTVRTPSASPVVSETGIGGIRLDSGPITASLLEAEIQV encoded by the exons ATGAGTAAAGGAGGTATGGGTCGCAAAGATGTGCTACGCCAAACGCTCGTCCTGTCCCTCCTTTGCGCCCAGACCCTGGGACAGGTGTTCAACCTGACGCTCTCCGTGAAGGAGGGCCTGCCCGCTCGAACTATTGTTGGGGATCTGGGAGCGGGGTTAAGCAGGCCAAGCACCGGATTCTTCATCTCAGAGAGCAGAGACTCTTACGTGTTCAGAGATTTGGAGATAGATGCAGACACGGGGATCATCTCTACAGCCGTGGTCCtggacagagagagcagagataGGTACGAGTTTGTGGCAGCCACTCTTACAGGAGAGATGATAAAAGTGAGAATCGAGGTGAAAGATGTGAATGACCACTCACCTGTATTTGCCTCCGAGGATGTTTACTTGGAAATATCAGAGCTGAGCCCTCTAGGGAGTCGATTTCAGCTGGATGGTGCCAAAGATGAGGACGAGGGGGAGCTTGGTACCCAGGGATACAGGATCGTGGAGAGCGAGATGGGGGAGTTGTTCCAATTGGAGTATCGCTATGGATCTGAAAGCCTGGATCTCATCCTCTCAAGGAAACtagacagagaaacaaaagactCATACACACTCGTCCTTGAGGCTTTCGATGGCGGCATCCCAGCCAGGACGGGGGTTCTCCAGGTAAACATCAAAGTTCTGGATGAGAACGACAACCCTCCTGTGTTCAACCAGACTGAATATCACGCCTCTCTTCCTGAAAATGCTCCAGTGATGTCTGCAGTGTGTCAGGTTCAAGCCACCGACCTCGATCTGGGCGAGAACTCAAGGATAACTTACGAGATCAACAGGCGACAGAGTGACCCTAATGAGGTGTTCTCCATCAACGCAACCAGCGGGTTGGTGTATCTGAACAAGCCGCTCGATTACGAGACCCATTCGTTCCATGAGTTGATCATCAGCGCGAAAGACAACGGGGCTCAGCCTGAGTACAGCAGCACTTTTGTGGGGGTGAAGGTGCTTAACATCAATGATAACAGCCCAATCATCAACGTGCTGTTTCTCAGTGAGACAGGGGAGTCTGTGGTGTCAGAGGCAGCAGCGATTGGGGACTATGTGGCTCGGATTTCTGTGTCAGACCCAGActttgaggaggagaaggtCATTGTGACTCTGGAGGGAGGTGATGGGAAGTTTACCTTGAAGCAGACAGATGATTTTCTCTACGCTTTGTGTGTCACCGCAGAGCTGGACAGGGAAGAGAAGGAACTGTATGAGCTCAAGGTGCACGCATCAGATGTTGGGAGTCCATCTCTAAGCAGCGAGATGGTCTTTCTCCTAAAGGTGGTCGACACCAACGACTGCCATCCAGATTTCGATAAGAATGTTTACACTGTCCGTATCCCAGAGGACGCTTCTCTGGGGAGCTCGATCATCCAGATGCAGGCCAGAGATGCAGACGAGGGCCTCAACGCAGAGGTCAGATACTCCATTCTCAAGTCCAGCCAGGACCGCCTGATCAGCATCGACCCCGAGTCGGGCCTTGTTACGACAGCTGCGGCtctagacagagagacacaggcAGAGATATGGTTCCTAGTGGTGGCGGTTGATGGAGGGGAGCCGGCGCTGTCTTCTACGACCACAGTTACAGTGCAGGTGGAGGACGTCAATGACAACGAGCCAGTGTTCCAGCAGCAGCTGTACAACGTTTCCATTCCAGAGCACAGCGACATTGGGAGCTGCTTTCTACAA GTTGTTGCCACAGATGCAGACAGTCGTGAGTTCGGCTCGCTGCTTTACTCTCTGTCTGATGGCTTTGACAAGCAGGACAAACATCCTCTCTTCAAAATCCACCAAGACACCggagagctgtgtgtgtccCAGGATATCGATCGAGACTCGGGACAGACGGTCCACGACATCCTGATCAAAGCTGAAGATCCG GGAGGCCTGAGCGCTCAAACCTACGTGCACATTGAGGTAGCAGACCTGAATGATAACACTCCAGTGTTTGACCCTGACAAGTACACCATGAGCATCAGCAGCCACACGCAGCCCAGCACAGAAATTCTCAACGTCATCGCAACTGACCAAGACTCTGGACGCTTTGGACACGTCACCTACAGCATCCTACCTGGTGACATGTCCAGTTTGTTTGCACTGGATAAACACACAG GAATGCTCTACCTGACCTCCTCTCTGACCCACCTGGGTGCAGCCAGTGTGAAGCTCTCAATAACAGCCCAGGATGGCGAGGGTTTGACCTCTGTCCAGCCTGCAGAGGTCACCATCAACGTTTTACGCAGCACTCAGGCTCCAGCTATGTTCCAGAGGTCACGTTACTCCTTCACGGTGTCTGAGGACGCTCCGCCATGGACCTCTGTGGGGGCCGTGGAGGCTGTAAACCCAGCAG ACTCCATGGACTCAGTGTCGTACAGAATCTCCTCCGGAGACCCtcagggtttgttttttgtccatcCAAAGTCCGGCCTGATCAGCAACATCAAACCTCTGGACCACGAGTCTCAGCCGTACGTCCTGCTGGTTCTTCAGTCCTACACTGACTCCTCTCCAGTTTACAGCACCACGCAGGTCAACATAACTATCACTGACATCAATGACAACGCTCCTGTGTTCCCCGAAGTCAGAGACACCATCACGTTGTCTCAAAACACACTCCCAGGGACCGTGCTGTTCATCGCTCATGCACACGACGACGACAGCGGAGCAAACGGGAGGGTGCAGTATTACCTGAGAAGCAGCAGAAATGGTTTGTTCGACATTGATAGAAACCTGGGCACAGTGACACTAAATCAGCGTTTACAGGTGGATCATCAGCAGAGCTATAGCCTTGAAATCCTGGCTAAAGATGAAGGAGAACCTTCTCTCAGCTCCACACTGACCCTCACTGTCAATGTTGACCGCACTGCAAATGAACACAACCTCGCCTTTGAGACGTTGGTCTATCAGGTGGAGATCGGTGAGGGCTACAGGAAACATTCCAGGGTCATCCAGGTGAGGGCCCATAAGAGCCGGGGGGCTCATATGCCAAACTCAGGAATCACGTATTCCATGGAGGGAGACGCCGGATTTCCTCCTGCTCCGTTTCGGGTTCACCCAAAGACTGGGTGGCTGTATCTCTCTGAAAGCCTCGATTACGAGACAGAATCTGTGTTTCGCTTTCGAGTGTTGGCGACATCCAGGGAGGCGTCGCTGGCAAACATGACAGCGACAGCCACGGTGACAGTGCTGGTGCTGGACGTCAACGACAACGCCCCCGTTTTCAGCAGGGAGGTGTACTACTTCACAGTGTCAGAGGGGGCGTCGCCTGAAGGCCTGGTGGGAACAGTGAAAGCTGTGGACAAAGATTCTGGGAAAAATGCACAATTATCCTTCCTACTGCTCTCAGATGGGAAGTTCTTTCGAATCAATGCAAAAACAG GTGAGATCATAAACTGGGTGGCTCTAGACCGGGAGCAGCACGGCCAGCACAGTCTGAAGGTGATGGTGACAGATCAGGGACACCCTCGTCTCAACGCCACTGCCTCCGTTCACATCCTGGTCACCGACATCAATGACAACGCTCCTCAGTTTACGCACCTGCCTGCCAGCAAGGAGCTCAACGTTCAG ATATGGGCAGGTCTACCTGCAGGATCCTTGGTGACAAACATGTTTGCCAAAGACTTTGATGCAGGAGAAAATGGAAGCGTCACCTTCTCGCTGCACACAG ttggTTTAGAGGATGAAGGTGTTGGACACTTTGAGATCGACAGTGAAAATGGAGACATCAGGACAACAGAAGGTTTCACACACGGAGCTGAAACCTACTacactctgaaaataactgcCAGGGACGGCGGAGTCCCACCTCAAGAAGACACTGCAGTCATCCATGTACAG GTTCAGGGATTGGAGGCTCTGTATGGCCTTTCAGAACACCAAATTGTGAGGCGTTTAACTGTGAAAGAGGACACTGAGCCGGGGACTGTTGTCGGCTCTGCCAGCGTTTCAGATAAAGGCAGACTCCAGTATTCCATATCTGAGGGTGATGGGAGCATTCACTTTGGTATTGACAGCACCACTGGTGACATTTACATCAACCAGCCGCTGGACTACGAGTCAGCAGGGCAGTACTTCCTCCTGGTTCAAGCTGAAGACATGACACTGGCTCCTGGAGTGAACGTGTCTGTGCTGGTGAATGTGATAGTGGAGGACGTGAACGACCACACACCATGGTTCCCCGACAAGCTGGTGTCATTCGGTCTGTTAGAGGACGCTGCGGTCGGATCGCTGGCATTTGCTTTTCATGCCAGGGACTCCGACGGGACATATCCTAACAGCGCTCTCCGCTACTCCCTAGACCTTGACTCTGAATTCAGCCACTCCTCATCACGCTTCCCCTTTCAGATCAACCCATATACTGGGAGTCTGACTGTGACAATACCTTTAGATCGAGAGACCACCCCCAGCTACACCTTCACTGTGAAGGCCACAGACCAGgcaaagaggaaggaggagcgTAAGCAGACGTCAGTGACGGCTCAGGTCTTTCTGCTGGATGTGAACGATAACCGGCCGGTGTTTGTGTCAGTGAACACAGTGCAGGTGATGGAGGACGCAGAGGTGGGGAGTCTGCTGCATCATTTTGTGGCCATAGATGGAGATCAAGGGGAGAACGGGGTCACCTCCTATGTCATCTTGGCTGGAAACAAGAAAGGATTCTTCACACTAGAAGAGAAAACTG GCctgctgtttctttcttctccccTGGATTATGAAACCCAAGGTCTCCACCATCTGACTGTGCGTGCAGTGGACCATGGCCTGcccgtcctctcctccacccagACTTTGACGGTGGAGGTCTTGGACGTGAACGACCAGACCCCGGTCTTTAGTCAAAGTGTCTACAATGCCAGCGTGGCTGAGAACAGAGACCCTGGGGAACCAGTGACCAGAGTCTCAGCTACTGATGATGATTCAG AGGAGAATGCTGTGGTGTGGTACAGTTTGCTGCCCGGCCCCGGGTACGAGCTGTTCAGCATCAACCCATACACCGGTCTGATCACCACCACTTCCTACCTGGACCGAGAGCTGCAGCAACAATTCACCCTCAGAG TCCAGGCTCGTGACAGCAGCACACGGCCTCTGTCGGGTACGGCCACAGTGCTGTGCTCTGTGCTGGATGACAATGACAACCCTCCAGAGTTCATGCAGTCATCCTTCCAGATCAGCCTGCCGGAGAACCTGCCCCCCGGGGTCATCCACACCGCTCAGGCCTCTGATCCAGACCACGGAGAAAATGGAACCATTCATTACTCCATAATAG GAGCAGATTACAGAGGTCGCTTCACCATCAACAGCCACACAGGAGCTGTCAGCACCACACAACTACTTGACCGAGAGGAGAGGCAAAATTACACACTCACAATCCAGGCCCGCGACTACGGCCCTAAACCACTCAGCTCCTCCACCCaactccagctgctgctgctcgacCAGAACGACAACATCCCCTCCTTCACCCTCAAAAGCTACCACGCCTCCATCAGCGAGGGCCTCCCTGCGGGAGCAGAGGTGCTGCAGGTTAACGCCTTCGATCCAGATGAGGGCTCCAATGGGGACATAACGTATTCTTTGACGGAGGACAACAGCCAGGGTGCCTTCTCCATAGATCCTCTAACAGGGTTGATCTGCACCACCAGGTCTCTGGACCGGGAGATCAGGGCATCGTACACCCTCAGAGCTGTGGCTACTGACGGCTGCACCCAAGGGCCACTGAGCTCTATGGCAACATTGACAATACAGGTCGAAGACGTGAATGACAATGTGCCAATCTGTGATGAAAATCCGATCAGTGCATGGGTTTCTATGAGGACTCTACCTAATGAGATACTTACCACAGTGACAGGAACTGACAGTGACCAGGGTGATAATGGGACAATTCGGTTTACGTTGTCAGATGAGGAGAATCTATTTGACATCAACAGCGAGTCAGGAGAGATCTCACTGAGGAGACGAATCAGAGCAGGATTCTCCGGGGGGAAGCTGCAAATTCTGCTTTCAGACAGAGGACAACCTGCTTTGACCTCCACATGCCTGTTTTTCATCCACCTGAAGGGAGAACACGAAGGACTGCAGTTCACAAACAAAGTCTACAATGCTACTATCAAGGAGAACAGCAGAGCCg GCACTTGGATAACTAAAGTGGAGGCCAGTGAtcaaaaaaacagcagacagaggATTACATACTCTATATTTAGCGGCAACGAAAATCTAATTTTCTCCATCAGCCGTCACACTG GTGAGATCCGTGTGCAGAAAGATAACTCCCTGGACTTTGAAGTGAGCCCTCAAATCCAGCTGGTGGTGCTGGCTGACAACGGGCTGCAGACGGCTCACTGCAGAGTCTCCATCAGTCTGCTGGATGTGAATGACAACGCACCAGTCTTTGAACACAGCAGCTACAGAACAGCTGTCTGGGAGGGGCAGGTGCAAAACACCTACATCATGCAG GTATTTGCATCTGATGGTGACAGCGGGAGGAACGGGCAGATTGAGTACTCCATCGTGAATGGAAACATAAATGGAGCATTCATCTTAGACTCTGTTCGTGGGATTCTTGCTACCAGTGTCTTACTGGACCGTGAGATCATCCCCTCATACAA GCTGGTTCTGCAGGCAACAGACAGGGGAAACCCACCACTCAGCAGCTCCACAACAATCAGAGTCCAAGTGGTGGATATTAATGACAACAGCCCTGCCATCCCCCCCATGAAGCCTGTGCTTATAGAAGAGA ATCTTCCGGCAGGTTACATGGTCACCCAGGTGACTGCAAATGACGTGGACCTGAGCTCCACCATCACCTACAGCTTTTCAGACAACAGTAGCACCAATGTTCCCTTTGCCATTGATCGATACACTGGCGTGGTTACCCTGACTCGAGCTCTGGACTATGAGGAACAGATAGAGTACACAATGACAGTGTGGGCCTCTGACTCCCTCCACCAGACCACCGGAGAGCTAAAGGTTCAAGTGCTTGACGTCAACGACAACACACCAGTCTTCACCAAGGTCTCCTACCAG GTGGAGATGTCAGAGTTGGTCTCAGcagacacatttgttttgtcagTGTCTGCCACCGACAGAGACTCTGGACTCAATGGCAAGATCACCTATAGACTGCTGTCATCTCCTTTACAGGGCTTCTACATCCAGCCAGACAATG GGTCTGTTTTCACCAATAAACCTTTGAAGGCCATTACAAACAATAATCAGATCCATCTTCTGGTTGAGGCTAAAGACGAAGGGGAGCCTGTGCAGTCTGCGGTTACCTCCATAGATCTGCACATTACAGACACAAATGACCACGCACCATTGTTCCGTCAAGATGTCTACACAATCACAGTTCCAGAGGACACACCTACTGACACCACATTACTGACCCTGTCTGCAGAGGACCAAGACTGGAGCCCTGAAAATACCCATTTGGACTACACTATTGTCAGGGGTAACGAGGAGAAGCGATTCTGTCTGGAAGTAAAAATGGCTCAGGTAGAGAATCTCATGAGGAATGTGGGAAAGGTTGTTCTCTGTAACCCTTTGGATCATGAGATGACAGAGAGCTATTCACTAACAGTTAGTGTAGCTGATCGAGGAACACCTCCACTGAACAGCTCTGCTGTTGTTATGGTGACTGTTTCGGACTGCAATGACAATGCCCCCATCTTTGTCAGCACAGAATACCATACCCAGGTGAGTGAAAACAGCCATGTCGGTACCAGGCTGGTTCAGGTAAGTGCTCAGGATCCAGACCTGGGAATAAACGGACTGTTGCGGTATGAAATTATCTCAGGGAACAGCAAAGGTCACCTAAGGGTCGACCCTCAGTCTGGCCTTCTGGTGGTCAACCACACTCTTGACTATGAAGAAGACTCAAAATACACCCTCACCATCCGAGCATCTGATGGTGGTGAATCCTCTGAGGAACGTAAAGTGGCTTTTACAGTGGTCTTTATCACAGTTTTGGATGAAAATGACAACAGTCCATACTTCATGTTCCCTAGTGTTAACTGTTCTGTGCTGGAGAACCTCCCAGCATTTACCCACACCTGTTCTGTCCATGCTGTTGACAATGACTTGGGTTCCTACGGACAACTCACCTACTCTATTTTGTCCTCCTGCTTCATGGACTATGGCAGTGGTAGTCCAGAAAGGAAGGAGGCCTTTGCCATTGATTCCCTAACTGGGGACATTCACACCAGACAGACCTTTGATTATGAACGAGAGAGTGAGTACTGTTTTGTAGTGGAGGCCAGGGACAAAGGCGATAAAGCAGCTACAGTGAGAGTACATGTGAGCATCAAGGGAGTAGATGAGTTCAGTCCAGTCTTTACTCAAAATCAGTACCATTTCCTCCTACCAGAGAATGCTAAGCCTGGAGAAACAGTCGGTTATGTGATGGCAATGGACCACGATGGTGGGGTTGATGGGCTGGTGGAGTACTCCCTTGTCAAAGCATCACAGTTTTtctcaataaacaaaacaattggTGCCATCTTTGTGTCAGGCCCTGTGGATCGCAGACAAGGCAGTTATGCTAATGAGGACATGGTGAAGCTGGTTGTGTCTGCAAGTAGCCCCAGACTGGCCTCCAAGACTACCTACTGTCTGGTTTTTGTCAATGTCTCAAGCTCAGCAGTGGCACTTACTGGGATGCCTCTTGATGTGCACATGCTCAGTTTGAGTGTCTCACTTATAATGTTCCTTCTCATCCTTCTTATATTTGTGTGCCTGGTTCTAAGGTACAAGCTAAAGGAAGCGGCAGTCAAAAAAGCCACTGCCATTGCTGCAAACTTAAACCATGGCACAGGCTCGTTCTGTGGATCAAATAGTGGAACGCAAAGTCCGATCTCTCTGCCAGAGATGAAACGGCCCAGCATCTTGGTGTCCAATAGAGACGTTTCAAATCAATACATTCAGTCTGACTCCAGCGGCCGTGGATCGGCAGAAGGTGAGACAGCTGAGGACCAGGAGATAAAGTGGATTAATGCTTACCCCTGCTGTAAAAGAGATGAGTCTTTAGAAGGGAACCAGATCATGAAGATACAAAACTCAGCTGCATCAGCTGTGGACAATATCTCTTGCCACTCTATTGATGTAGGACCAGAGCATATTTTATCACTCAATAAATGTTTAGTATCGGGGATGGCCAGCACAGAAAGCCTCCACCACTtcaaagaagagggaggaggtgagggactTCTTCCAGCTATACTGCGAGAGAGGGACATACAGGAGTGCTTGAGAATGAGTGGGTACGCACCCCTCTCAGGTGCCCAAGCCTCTGCAGATTCTCTTTCATCGCTGTTTTGTCTTGAGGAGCAGTTTCAAGGAAGCTACAACTGGGACAATGTTTTGGACTGGGAGCCACGCTTTCAGACTCTGGCCTCAGTCTTTGACGATATCGGGATGCTCCCTGATGAGGAGCTTCAAGGGGGACGAGAGGAGTTAGCAGGGGAGACAAGCTATCTCATGTACCCACCCCCTCTCATAACGGGAGTGGTTCAGCCTGGCATTAGAACTGTACCGCCTCGAAAGCCAGTGCATGTGCCACACCTGAGAAGGAAGCCATCGTACCGCAAATGTGTATATTCACCGTTAGCAAGGAACACAGGACTTACCCCTTCAGTGATGACCCCTACTTTCTCCCCATCACTTTCTTCTCTTACAGTTAGGACCCCCAGTGCCTCACCTGTTGTCTCTGAGACTGGGATAGGGGGTATCAGACTTGACTCAGGGCCTATTACTGCAAGCCTGTTGGAGGCAGAAATCCAGGTGTAG